From the Streptomyces sp. KMM 9044 genome, one window contains:
- a CDS encoding serine/threonine-protein kinase has translation MSEPEQAGTTRQDESARLLAGRYRLGDVLGRGGMGTVWRAEDETLGRTVAVKELRFPSSIDEEEKRRLVTRTLREAKAIARIRNSSAVTVFDVVQEDDRPWIVMELVEGKSLAEAIREDGLLEPRRAAEVGLAVLDVLRSAHREGILHRDVKPSNVLIAEDGRVVLTDFGIAQVEGDPSITSTGMLVGAPSYISPERARGHKPGPAADLWSLGGLLYAAVEGTPPYDKGSAIATLTAVMTEPLEGPRNAGPLRDVIHGLLTKDPAQRLDDATSRAMLNAVINAPETKGADSEPADATKVVPLPEQPGGRAGGGRGGGEAGERLRGAMRSVRKTAVSAGAAGSAAATRAKSVDRAGGSTAGKTAAANPADPATTPTTTRSGTGAGKGTGTGVRQGGPAANRGSGSVRGSASGAADAASGARDSGWPVMTPPDLPARPAPRASLTDMVPRRTLALIAVVVVLAVIGTVLALTLGGDDESGAGAKDGPDQVASGQVPSAETKKDGGSEAGADDGIRTDGEAAESEDTGTGTGSGDADAGTETGGSGADGSAGTDGDALVAATHNGTQGYTIGLPEGWKYRSTDGAGDRYTGPDGQKLLIAWTSTPKDDPVADWENQERGMVRSQYKRVRIEAVDYRGWNTADWEFTYVDGGTKYRTIDRGFVVDGRVGYALMYTAKADGWGGEQRKETWKALTRSFEPQS, from the coding sequence ATGTCGGAGCCGGAGCAGGCGGGGACAACCCGTCAGGACGAGAGCGCACGTCTGCTCGCCGGGCGGTACCGGCTGGGAGATGTGCTCGGACGCGGCGGCATGGGGACGGTGTGGCGCGCCGAGGACGAGACCTTGGGGCGGACCGTCGCCGTCAAGGAGCTTCGGTTCCCGTCGAGCATCGACGAGGAGGAGAAGCGGCGGCTCGTCACGCGGACGTTGCGCGAGGCCAAGGCGATCGCGCGCATACGCAACAGCAGTGCCGTGACGGTCTTCGACGTGGTCCAGGAGGACGACCGGCCCTGGATCGTGATGGAGCTCGTCGAGGGCAAGTCGCTCGCCGAGGCCATCCGGGAGGACGGCCTGCTGGAACCCCGGCGTGCCGCCGAGGTCGGGCTCGCGGTGCTCGACGTGCTGCGTTCCGCCCACCGCGAGGGCATCCTGCACCGTGACGTGAAACCCTCGAACGTGCTGATCGCCGAGGACGGCCGGGTCGTGCTCACCGACTTCGGCATCGCCCAGGTCGAGGGCGACCCGTCCATCACCTCGACCGGCATGCTGGTCGGCGCCCCCTCGTACATCTCCCCGGAGCGGGCCCGTGGGCACAAGCCGGGGCCGGCGGCCGACCTGTGGTCCCTCGGCGGGCTGCTGTACGCGGCGGTGGAGGGTACGCCGCCGTACGACAAGGGGTCCGCGATCGCGACGCTCACGGCGGTGATGACCGAGCCGCTCGAGGGGCCCAGGAACGCGGGACCGCTCAGGGACGTCATCCACGGACTGCTCACCAAGGACCCGGCCCAGCGGCTCGACGACGCCACTTCGCGGGCCATGCTGAACGCGGTGATCAACGCGCCCGAGACCAAGGGCGCCGACTCGGAACCGGCGGACGCGACGAAGGTCGTGCCGCTGCCCGAGCAGCCCGGCGGGCGTGCCGGAGGCGGGCGGGGCGGCGGGGAGGCAGGGGAGCGGCTGCGCGGCGCGATGCGCTCCGTGCGGAAGACCGCGGTGTCGGCAGGGGCGGCCGGTTCGGCGGCCGCGACGCGCGCCAAGTCCGTTGACCGCGCCGGCGGTTCGACGGCCGGGAAGACCGCCGCGGCGAATCCGGCGGACCCGGCCACCACGCCGACCACGACTCGGTCCGGAACCGGGGCCGGGAAGGGGACCGGGACCGGAGTGCGGCAGGGGGGCCCGGCGGCGAACCGTGGGTCCGGTTCGGTGCGTGGCTCGGCTTCCGGGGCGGCGGATGCGGCTTCGGGTGCCCGGGATTCGGGATGGCCCGTGATGACGCCGCCGGACCTGCCGGCGCGGCCCGCGCCGAGGGCGTCGCTCACCGATATGGTGCCGCGGCGGACGCTGGCCCTCATCGCGGTGGTCGTGGTGCTCGCCGTGATCGGTACGGTGCTGGCCCTGACACTCGGTGGCGATGACGAGAGCGGTGCGGGAGCGAAGGACGGCCCGGATCAGGTTGCCTCCGGCCAGGTGCCCAGCGCCGAGACCAAGAAGGACGGCGGCTCCGAGGCCGGTGCGGACGACGGCATCCGAACCGACGGTGAGGCAGCCGAATCGGAGGACACGGGTACGGGAACGGGCTCCGGTGACGCCGACGCCGGCACCGAAACGGGTGGCAGTGGGGCGGACGGCTCGGCCGGGACCGACGGGGACGCCTTGGTGGCGGCGACGCACAACGGGACCCAGGGCTACACGATCGGACTGCCCGAGGGCTGGAAGTACCGGTCGACGGATGGCGCCGGGGACCGGTACACCGGGCCCGACGGACAGAAACTGCTCATCGCCTGGACGTCCACGCCGAAGGACGACCCGGTGGCCGACTGGGAGAACCAGGAACGCGGCATGGTGCGTTCGCAGTACAAGAGGGTCCGAATAGAGGCGGTGGACTACCGGGGGTGGAACACCGCTGACTGGGAGTTCACCTACGTGGACGGCGGTACGAAGTACCGGACCATCGACCGGGGGTTCGTCGTGGACGGCCGGGTCGGGTATGCGCTGATGTACACGGCGAAGGCCGACGGCTGGGGCGGTGAGCAGCGCAAGGAGACCTGGAAGGCGCTGACGCGGTCCTTCGAACCCCAGTCCTGA
- a CDS encoding nucleotide sugar dehydrogenase: MPADLAVIGLGPYGLPLAQAAVAAGIPTIGYRTGPEAASLSPAELRRMAAQGFRVITGPAELGRVRTAVICAPVPRGAEGGLDLGPVEATARTLAARLRPHTTVILESPVPPGTTEDFLRPLLESGSGLRAGHDFHLAHSPSRVDPGNRDFTPANTPKVIGGLTPACTESAAAFYGRLTDKVVRARGPREAETVQLLETNFRHVNTALVNEMAVLCHDLGVDLWDVIRCAETKPFGFHSFRPGPGVGGHALAQDLTAHTGRTLRMAELAQQVNGRMPHYVVQRAAALLNEHGKSARGARVLLLGVTYKADLADQQGSPAREIAMRLMELGASVSYHDPHVPSWSVLDRPLPRADSLYEAAADADLTILLQQHRTYDLQGLSVKAQLLLDTRGATPTGAAHRL, encoded by the coding sequence ATGCCCGCAGATCTCGCCGTCATCGGACTCGGCCCGTACGGCCTGCCCCTGGCCCAGGCCGCCGTCGCCGCCGGCATCCCCACCATCGGCTACCGGACCGGACCGGAGGCCGCCTCCCTCAGCCCCGCCGAGCTGCGCCGCATGGCCGCCCAGGGGTTCCGCGTGATCACCGGGCCTGCCGAGCTCGGCCGGGTGCGTACCGCCGTCATCTGCGCGCCGGTCCCGCGCGGCGCGGAGGGCGGACTTGATCTCGGCCCGGTGGAAGCGACCGCCCGCACCCTGGCCGCGCGGCTGCGCCCGCACACCACGGTGATCCTCGAGTCCCCGGTGCCCCCCGGAACGACCGAGGACTTCCTCCGCCCCCTGCTCGAATCCGGATCCGGCCTCCGCGCAGGCCACGACTTCCACCTCGCCCACTCCCCCAGCCGTGTCGACCCGGGCAACCGCGACTTCACTCCCGCCAACACCCCGAAGGTCATCGGCGGTCTCACCCCGGCCTGCACCGAGTCGGCCGCCGCCTTCTACGGGAGGCTCACCGACAAGGTCGTCCGCGCGCGCGGACCGCGGGAAGCGGAGACCGTGCAGTTGCTGGAAACCAACTTCCGGCACGTCAACACCGCCCTCGTCAACGAGATGGCCGTGCTCTGCCACGACCTGGGCGTCGACCTGTGGGACGTCATCCGCTGCGCGGAGACCAAACCCTTCGGCTTCCACTCCTTCCGCCCCGGCCCCGGCGTCGGCGGCCACGCCCTGGCCCAGGACCTGACCGCCCACACGGGCCGCACCCTGCGGATGGCGGAACTCGCCCAGCAGGTCAACGGCCGGATGCCCCACTACGTCGTCCAGCGCGCCGCCGCGCTCCTCAACGAGCACGGCAAGTCGGCCCGCGGCGCACGCGTGCTCCTCCTGGGCGTCACCTACAAGGCCGACCTCGCCGACCAGCAGGGCAGCCCCGCGCGGGAGATCGCGATGCGGCTGATGGAGCTGGGCGCCTCCGTCAGCTACCACGACCCGCACGTCCCGTCCTGGAGCGTGCTCGACCGTCCCCTCCCCCGCGCCGACTCCCTGTACGAGGCCGCCGCCGACGCCGACCTGACGATCCTGCTCCAGCAGCACCGCACGTACGACCTCCAGGGCCTGTCCGTGAAGGCCCAGCTGCTGCTGGACACCCGCGGGGCCACTCCGACGGGGGCGGCGCACCGGTTGTGA
- a CDS encoding GuaB3 family IMP dehydrogenase-related protein has protein sequence MTEIEIGRGKRGRRAYAFDDIAVVPSRRTRDPKEVSIAWQIDAYRFELPFLAAPMDSVVSPATAIRIGELGGLGVLNLEGLWTRYEDPQPLLDEIAELDAETATRRFQEIYTAPIKEELIGQRLKEVRDSGVVTAAALSPQRTAQFSKAVVDAGVDIFVIRGTTVSAEHVSGSHEPLNLKQFIYELDVPVIVGGCATYTAALHLMRTGAAGVLVGFGGGAAHTTRNVLGIQVPMATAVADVAAARRDYMDESGGRYVHVIADGGVGWSGDLPKAIACGADAVMMGSPLARATDGPGRGNHWGMEAVNEELPRGKKVGLGTVGTIEEILTGPSHTPDGSMNLFGALRRAMATTGYSELKEFQRVEVTVADAQHRR, from the coding sequence GTGACTGAGATCGAGATCGGGCGCGGCAAGCGCGGCCGCCGGGCGTACGCCTTCGACGACATCGCCGTCGTCCCCAGCCGCCGTACGCGGGACCCGAAGGAGGTCTCGATCGCCTGGCAGATCGACGCCTACCGTTTTGAGCTGCCGTTCCTGGCCGCCCCCATGGACTCGGTCGTCTCGCCGGCCACGGCGATCCGTATCGGTGAGCTCGGTGGCCTCGGCGTGCTGAACCTCGAAGGGCTGTGGACGCGCTACGAGGACCCGCAGCCGCTGCTCGACGAGATCGCCGAGCTCGACGCCGAGACGGCCACGCGCCGCTTCCAGGAGATTTACACCGCCCCCATCAAGGAAGAGCTGATCGGGCAGCGCCTGAAGGAGGTGCGCGACTCGGGCGTGGTCACCGCGGCCGCGCTCTCCCCGCAGCGTACCGCCCAGTTCTCCAAGGCCGTCGTCGACGCCGGCGTGGACATCTTCGTGATCCGCGGGACGACCGTCTCCGCGGAGCACGTCTCCGGCTCGCACGAGCCGCTCAACCTGAAGCAGTTCATCTACGAACTCGACGTCCCGGTGATCGTCGGCGGCTGCGCCACCTACACCGCGGCCCTGCACCTGATGCGCACCGGCGCGGCCGGTGTCCTGGTGGGCTTCGGCGGCGGCGCCGCGCACACCACCCGCAACGTGCTCGGCATCCAGGTCCCCATGGCCACCGCGGTCGCGGACGTGGCGGCCGCCCGCCGCGACTACATGGACGAGTCCGGCGGCCGGTACGTGCACGTGATCGCGGACGGCGGCGTCGGCTGGTCCGGCGACCTGCCCAAGGCCATCGCCTGCGGCGCCGACGCGGTGATGATGGGTTCCCCCCTCGCACGCGCCACCGACGGTCCCGGCAGGGGCAACCACTGGGGCATGGAGGCGGTGAACGAGGAACTGCCGCGCGGCAAGAAGGTCGGCCTCGGCACCGTCGGCACGATAGAGGAGATCCTCACCGGCCCGTCGCACACGCCCGACGGCTCGATGAACCTCTTCGGCGCCCTGCGCCGCGCCATGGCCACCACCGGGTACAGCGAGCTGAAGGAGTTCCAGCGCGTCGAGGTGACGGTGGCGGACGCGCAGCACCGGCGATGA
- a CDS encoding serine hydrolase gives MGRTDHFRAGSITKTFIATLVLQLADEHRLPLSDTVWGHNGHMSGSYVRSAAAVDGRHVLTFRVHTDAIADPGLEPAVLAAEFCPRTR, from the coding sequence ATGGGCCGGACCGACCACTTCCGGGCCGGCAGCATCACGAAGACGTTCATCGCGACGCTCGTGCTGCAACTGGCGGACGAGCACCGCCTGCCCCTGTCCGACACCGTGTGGGGGCACAACGGGCACATGTCCGGCAGCTACGTGCGCAGCGCAGCTGCCGTCGACGGCCGGCATGTCCTCACCTTCCGGGTGCACACGGACGCGATAGCGGACCCCGGCCTCGAACCCGCGGTGCTCGCGGCCGAGTTCTGCCCTCGCACCCGGTAG
- a CDS encoding glycerol-3-phosphate dehydrogenase/oxidase, whose product MRTATLGPAERAESLASMAERELDVLVVGGGVVGAGTVLDAVTRGLSTGLVEARDWASGTSSRSSKLVHGGLRYLEMLDFALVREALKERGLLLEKLAPHLVKPVPFLYPLRHKGWERLYAGAGVALYDTMSMAPGHGRGLPVHRHLSRRHALRVAPCLKRDALVGALQYYDAQMDDARFVATLVRTAAAYGAKVANRARVTGFLREGERVVGARVQDVEGGGEYEVRAKQVVNATGVWTDDTQAMVGERGQFHVRASKGIHLVVPKDRIHSTTGLILRTEKSVLFVIPWGRHWIIGTTDTGWDLDKAHPAASSADIDYLLEHVNSVLAVPLTRDDVQGVYAGLRPLLAGESDATSKLSREHTVAHPVPGLVVVAGGKYTTYRVMAKDAVDEAVHGLDARVAACVTEDIPLVGAEGYRALWNARARIAARTGLHVVRVEHLLNRYGSLAEEVLELVAQEPMLGEPLQAADDYLRAEITYAASHEGARHLDDVLTRRTRISIETFDRGTRSAREAAELMAPVLGWDKDRIAREVRHYEKRVEAERDSQRQPDDLTADAARLGAPDSVPS is encoded by the coding sequence GTGAGGACAGCGACACTGGGACCGGCGGAGCGCGCCGAGTCACTCGCATCCATGGCGGAGCGTGAACTGGACGTGCTGGTGGTGGGCGGTGGTGTGGTCGGCGCCGGCACCGTGCTGGACGCCGTGACGCGCGGCCTGTCCACCGGACTGGTCGAGGCACGTGACTGGGCGTCGGGCACGTCCAGCAGGTCCAGCAAACTGGTCCACGGCGGTCTGCGCTACCTGGAGATGCTCGACTTCGCCCTCGTGCGGGAGGCGTTGAAGGAGCGAGGCCTGCTGCTGGAGAAGCTCGCCCCGCACCTGGTGAAACCGGTGCCGTTCCTCTACCCGTTGCGGCACAAGGGCTGGGAGCGGCTGTACGCCGGGGCGGGTGTCGCGCTCTACGACACCATGTCGATGGCCCCCGGACACGGACGGGGGCTGCCCGTGCACCGGCACCTGAGCCGCCGTCACGCGCTGCGCGTGGCACCGTGTCTGAAGAGGGACGCCCTGGTCGGGGCGCTCCAGTACTACGACGCCCAGATGGACGACGCCCGCTTCGTGGCGACGCTGGTGCGCACCGCCGCGGCATACGGCGCGAAGGTCGCCAACCGCGCACGGGTCACCGGATTCCTGCGCGAGGGCGAACGGGTCGTCGGCGCCCGGGTGCAGGACGTCGAGGGCGGCGGGGAGTACGAAGTCCGCGCCAAGCAGGTGGTCAACGCCACAGGTGTGTGGACCGACGACACCCAGGCGATGGTGGGCGAGCGGGGCCAGTTCCACGTACGGGCCTCCAAGGGCATCCACCTGGTCGTCCCCAAGGACCGCATCCACTCCACCACCGGGCTCATCCTGCGCACGGAGAAGTCCGTCCTGTTCGTCATCCCGTGGGGCCGGCACTGGATCATCGGGACCACGGACACCGGCTGGGACCTCGACAAGGCGCATCCGGCCGCGTCCAGCGCGGACATCGACTACCTGCTCGAGCATGTGAACTCGGTCCTCGCGGTCCCGCTCACCAGGGACGACGTCCAGGGCGTGTACGCCGGTCTCCGGCCGTTGCTCGCCGGTGAGTCCGACGCGACCAGCAAACTGTCGCGCGAGCACACCGTGGCCCATCCTGTGCCCGGACTCGTGGTGGTCGCGGGCGGCAAGTACACGACCTACCGGGTGATGGCCAAGGACGCGGTGGACGAGGCCGTGCACGGGCTCGACGCGCGGGTCGCCGCCTGTGTCACCGAGGACATACCGCTGGTCGGCGCCGAGGGGTACCGGGCGCTGTGGAACGCGCGGGCGCGGATCGCCGCACGCACCGGACTGCACGTGGTGCGGGTCGAGCACCTGCTGAACCGGTACGGATCGCTGGCCGAAGAGGTCCTGGAACTCGTCGCGCAGGAACCCATGCTGGGTGAGCCACTGCAGGCGGCCGACGACTACCTGCGCGCCGAGATCACCTACGCCGCCTCGCACGAGGGGGCGCGGCACCTGGACGACGTGCTGACCCGGCGGACCCGCATCTCCATCGAGACGTTCGACCGGGGCACGCGCAGCGCCCGGGAGGCCGCCGAGCTGATGGCGCCGGTGCTGGGCTGGGACAAGGACCGGATCGCGCGTGAGGTGCGTCACTACGAGAAGCGGGTGGAGGCCGAACGGGATTCGCAGCGGCAGCCGGACGACCTGACGGCGGACGCGGCCCGGCTGGGGGCTCCGGACAGCGTTCCGTCATAG